From the genome of Ralstonia pickettii, one region includes:
- the metG gene encoding methionine--tRNA ligase produces the protein MSERRILVTSALPYANGPIHIGHLVEYIQTDIWVRFQRMRGHETYYVGADDTHGTPVMLRAEKEGLTPRQLIERVWTEHKRDFDNFLVSFDNYYSTDSDENKELCQNVYLKLKEAGLIDVREVEQFYDPVKEMFLPDRFIKGECPKCGAKDQYGDSCEVCGATYQPTDLKNPYSVVSGATPVRKSSEHYFFKLSDPRCENFLRDWVADLAQPEATNKMREWLGEEGEAKLSDWDISRDAPYFGFEIPGAPGKYFYVWLDAPVGYYASFKNLCAKRGLDFDAWINEHSTTEQYHFIGKDILYFHTLFWPAMLKFSGHRTPTNVFAHGFLTVDGAKMSKSRGTFITAQSYIDTGLNPEWLRYYFAAKLNATMEDLDLNLDDFIARVNSDLVGKFVNIASRSAGFLVKRFEGRVSDAALGHPLMVQLREAAPQIADLYEKREYSKALRAVMELADAVNAFVDTEKPWDLAKDEANREKLHAACSVALEAFRLLAVYLKPILPTTVERIEAFLNVEPLTWRSIDSQLSSAKPIQPYSHLMTRVDKKQVDALVEANRQSLQATADAPAAAANGAAAIEPMAETITIDDFAKIDLRVAKIVACQRVEGSNKLLQLTLDVGEGQTRNVFSGIQSAYSPEDLVGKLTVMVANLAPRKMKFGMSEGMVLAASAADEKAQPGLYILEPHSGAVPGMRVR, from the coding sequence ATGTCCGAACGTCGCATCCTCGTCACTTCCGCCCTGCCCTATGCCAACGGCCCGATTCACATCGGCCACCTGGTCGAGTACATCCAGACCGATATCTGGGTGCGCTTCCAACGCATGCGCGGCCACGAGACCTACTACGTGGGCGCCGACGACACACACGGCACGCCCGTCATGCTGCGCGCCGAAAAAGAAGGCCTGACCCCGCGTCAACTGATCGAACGCGTCTGGACGGAACACAAACGCGACTTCGACAACTTCCTTGTTTCGTTCGACAACTACTACAGCACCGACTCCGACGAAAACAAGGAGCTGTGCCAGAACGTCTACCTCAAGCTGAAAGAAGCCGGCCTGATCGACGTGCGCGAAGTCGAGCAGTTCTACGACCCGGTCAAGGAGATGTTCCTGCCGGACCGTTTCATCAAGGGCGAATGCCCGAAGTGCGGCGCAAAAGATCAGTACGGTGATTCGTGTGAGGTCTGCGGCGCGACATACCAGCCGACTGATCTGAAAAATCCGTATTCGGTGGTGTCAGGCGCGACGCCGGTGCGCAAGTCGTCGGAGCATTACTTCTTCAAGCTGTCCGACCCGCGCTGCGAGAATTTCCTGCGCGACTGGGTGGCCGACCTGGCGCAGCCCGAAGCCACCAACAAGATGCGCGAGTGGCTCGGCGAGGAAGGCGAAGCCAAGCTGTCGGACTGGGACATCTCGCGCGATGCGCCCTACTTCGGCTTCGAAATTCCGGGCGCGCCGGGCAAGTACTTCTATGTGTGGCTGGATGCGCCGGTCGGCTACTACGCCAGTTTCAAGAACCTGTGCGCCAAGCGAGGTCTCGATTTCGACGCGTGGATCAACGAACACTCGACCACCGAGCAGTACCACTTCATCGGCAAGGACATCCTGTATTTCCACACGCTGTTCTGGCCGGCGATGCTCAAGTTCTCCGGCCACCGCACACCGACCAACGTGTTCGCCCACGGCTTCCTGACCGTGGACGGCGCGAAGATGAGCAAGTCGCGCGGCACGTTCATCACCGCGCAAAGCTACATCGACACCGGCCTGAACCCGGAATGGCTGCGCTACTACTTCGCCGCCAAGCTGAACGCGACGATGGAAGACCTGGACCTGAACCTGGACGATTTCATCGCCCGTGTGAACAGCGACCTGGTGGGCAAGTTCGTCAACATCGCCAGCCGTTCGGCGGGGTTCCTTGTCAAGCGCTTCGAAGGCCGCGTGAGCGACGCCGCGCTGGGTCATCCGCTGATGGTGCAACTGCGCGAAGCCGCCCCGCAGATCGCCGATCTGTACGAAAAGCGCGAGTACAGCAAGGCGCTGCGCGCCGTGATGGAGCTGGCCGACGCCGTCAATGCGTTCGTCGACACCGAAAAGCCGTGGGATCTGGCCAAGGACGAGGCCAACCGCGAAAAGCTGCACGCCGCGTGCTCGGTCGCGCTGGAAGCGTTCCGCCTGCTGGCCGTGTACCTCAAGCCGATTCTGCCGACCACGGTGGAGCGCATCGAGGCGTTCCTCAACGTTGAGCCGCTGACGTGGCGCTCGATCGACTCGCAACTGTCGTCCGCCAAGCCGATCCAACCGTACTCGCACCTGATGACGCGCGTGGACAAGAAGCAGGTGGATGCGCTGGTCGAAGCAAACCGCCAGTCGCTGCAGGCCACCGCCGATGCACCCGCTGCTGCCGCCAACGGTGCGGCCGCCATCGAACCGATGGCCGAAACCATCACCATCGACGACTTCGCCAAGATCGACCTGCGTGTCGCCAAGATCGTCGCCTGCCAGCGCGTGGAAGGATCGAACAAGCTGCTGCAGCTGACGCTGGATGTGGGTGAAGGACAGACGCGGAATGTGTTTTCGGGCATCCAGTCGGCATATTCGCCGGAGGATCTCGTCGGCAAGCTGACCGTGATGGTTGCCAACCTGGCACCGCGCAAGATGAAGTTTGGGATGTCGGAAGGGATGGTGTTGGCGGCTTCGGCTGCTGATGAGAAGGCTCAGCCGGGGCTTTATATTCTTGAGCCGCATTCGGGGGCGGTGCCGGGGATGCGGGTGCGGTAA